The following nucleotide sequence is from Vitis vinifera cultivar Pinot Noir 40024 chromosome 14, ASM3070453v1.
ATACCCGGAGTACTACAAAAGTTGTAGTGACTCTTTATCTACTTTTTCTTGACCAGAATTGCTATGtaaaaaaggctaagtattttggtacaacaaAGAATTTCGGTCAGTAAGCCAAACAATTTCGTTACTTTGTGTGGATTAGAGCAAACGTGTTTCAATTTCTCTCACAAGTAGAAGATGACGCAGTTTATGAGAGAACTTTAATGACCAACTTCCTAATGTAAGTGTTTGGTTCCcatacatgaaccaccattCAACTGCAAGGgaattcataattatataaatactaatgtgatgaatttacaataatgatagtcaaatttttttctattaaaaaatactACTCACCAAgcaccatggttgaccttgaTGCAACCGTCGCTCGATCACCGAATTCTCTATTTCCATCTAAAAAAAACACAAGTTATGTattcaatatttaatttgttaatatcatatttgttagtaaacgttcaaataaaatgatgaatgaaattattctttgatTAGATTGAGTAAAATAAGAGTTTCatatttacctcatttccaaattgaccaatCGATTCAACATTTGGGTCTAATTTAGCAAATACATTATGGACTGCTTGAATTAAATCTggatcactaccaactccaAGCCTATATTGAAAccttggattcaagaagtatgctataataaaattatgtagATTTAATATTGtgtaagagaaaatgaaataaaatcaaagtaacaattgatgaaaattaaagtacctactgcatgaagtggatgttttaatgttttcttccaatgatctttgattattttgaaGATCCAATCGCCTACTTGTTGACGAATGAgattctctttcatcacttgcaTAAGCTCGTACACAAATGACATTGTGGAAACAACTTCTGAATCCATAATTCGAAGCACACATATAGTGGCTCAAAGTATGAAACAACATGGGCCACTCTATCCCAATACTGATGGTCAAACATTAGTTTCTCCATATCTCATCCAATGTTTGTCTGACTGAGCTTGTGTAGTGCTcattcatcactcataaacaatttcttcaaatcaaccccttttttatgatgacttTCAAGAACAATATAATTTGTAGCTTTCAATCGAACAGTGTCTCCAGCACAGTACTTTCTCATTTTTGAAAGTAACCAACCATGATTATAAATGAAGTTGGTTATCTTGTGGTCACTGCATATCACATTTGCAATACTAGGTTTTTTCCCGATGTCTTCAAACATTAAGTCAATGCAGTGTGCCACACATGGGGTCCAATATAAGTTAAACTTCTTCATTAACACCTTCCATGTTTTCACAAACATTGACCTATTATTtgtgacaatttggaccacattaTCTACCCCGACTTCTTTAATAACATTCTTCAATAGCTTGTATATGTATTTGTGGTCTTTGATATTGTTTGATGCATCGACTAACTTAAGGAACACCGTACTTCCTTTTGAATAgaccatgaaattaattatacttaatCTCGTGGGCCCTGTCCATCCATCTAACATTATGGTCTAGCCATATgtcttccatttctttctttgctAGTTCACTTAAGCTTCCATATCTTTGTACTCCATTCCAAAtacttattctttatttcatatggagatggaggttTGATTCCCATTCCTACAAATCATatgtaagaaatatttgaaacatGACACAAAAGACTACACCTACTCAAGGTatgaaacaatataaaatttgagaacTTAGAAATTACCTActtgttgtgcaccaataatcatattcttgaagtggTGAGAGTTTTCTTTATTGGGCGCGACGCTAATAGAATTTTCTTATTAAGTGTCTCATCGTTTCTTTACTTGAACcaccctttaatatatttaaaaaaaaaaaattcttgttgCTGAAGACTTGTAGAAGGAGGGTGCAATAGGTAGTGATGGGTTTGAAGGTCACGTAATTTGAGATTTCCACATTGTCGGTGCACCACTAGGGCATGACGACTCCCCTGTTTTACACTTGCTTCCCACAACAGTTTCATATTGTTGTCACTCCCATTCTATTGCATTCGATGCACGAAGCGCTTCTTGATAAGCATCCCGTTCATCCGGGTGCATATCTACACATGTACACTTTTTCATCTTTATCATCATCCTTGTCCATGACATGTGTATGCCTGGCCCCTATAGTGCCATGTAATTGGGCTCGGATTTCTTCAATATGTGTAGTTttatttgcttttgtttttgctttacTTTTTTCATGTAACATCTCTCGtatcttttttttcaattaggGTGGCATTGTAGGacactttttggtgtttttattcAGGTCTCTATGCGTTATGAATTGACTAATGCCTCCGCTCTTCATCAACAGTCcacaaaaaattacaaattgtccCATTTCAATTCCCCTCTACTGGTGAACAATACTTCCAAGTTACATCTTGACAGAACATGCCACTCCCACCACCTCCGCCTCcgcctccacctccacctccacttCCACTTGCACTAGCCATTGCAAATCTATTAAACATATACtatttaattacaattgaataaaatttaaattaaacaagtaattaaaaaaaaaacttattgcAAATCTAGTAATCATGTCAATCAAACTTATTGCAAATGCACTAATTAATTacgattgaaaagaaaaaaattgaagaaattgggaAGTTACTAGTATtgttaattaacctaataaattaactaagctaaattaattctaggaaaatatactaattcattcaagagttaaaaaaaatactaattaattcaaaggtactaattaattatgattgaaaagaaaaaaaaattgaagaaattgggaagctactaacattgttaattaacttaataaattaactaagctaaattaattctatgaaaatttactaattccttcaagagttaaaaaatgtactaattaattcaaatgtactaattaattatggttgaaaagaaaaaaaaattgaataaattgggaagctactaatattgttaattaacttaataaattaatgaagctaaattaattctataaaaatctactaattcattcaagagttaaaaaatgtactaattaattatgattgaaagaaaaaaaaatattgaagaaattgggactaatattgttaattaacttaataaattaactaagctaaattaattctatgaaaatctactaattcattcaagagtAAAAAAGtgtattaattaattgaaatgtattaattaattacgattgaaagaaaaaaaaagaagaaattgggaaactactaatattgttaattaacttaataaattaactaaactaaattaattctatgaaattctactaattcattcaagagttaaaaagtgtattaattaattgaaatgtattaattaattacgattaaaaagaaaaaaaaaatgaagaaattaggaaactactaatattgttaattaacttaataaattaactaagctaaattaattctatgaaaatctactaattcattcaagagttaaaaaTGCACTAATTAATTGatatgtactaattaattacaattgaaaatagaaaaaaaaattgaagaaattgggaagctatttatattgttaattaacttaataaattaactaagctaaattaattctatgaaaatctactaattcattcaagagttaaaaaatatactaattaattgaaatgtactaattaattacaattgaaaagaaaaaaaaattgatgtactAATTAATgacaattgaaaagaaaaaaaaaattgaagaattaaagaatACACTAATCAATTACACttcaatacaaaaataattaaaatttaaaacaaacataccttaaaaaTAAGTGAGTAACCTTGGGAGCAATGAGAGATCAAAGATGAAATGTGGATGAAATTGGTGAAAAATgagctatttttggaaaaaaagttgggccaaaatagctattaaaatctcattttaCCGTTGCAAAACAAAATTGGCTATTTGATTAACATTTAGGCAAAATCTGACCATTAGATCATCATATAGCTGTTGGGGTTCAATTTTGGCTGTTGGATCACatccaaattcaattttgaCCATCAAATGTGCATGAAATTGACCGTTGGAGCTCGGACCAGATCTGGATCATAAGATCAACGTGGGGAAGTTGGGAGTCATCGGATTAGAGGACTAGAGAAGCAGATGAAGGCACCCAGCTCGGAAGCTAGGAGCTGTCGCATTAGAGGACCATGGAAGTAGATGAAGGTGCCGATTTTCGTCAAAAAATCGGCAatacaaactaaaattttgttgattaattgCAGTGGCCAacgattttttgaagatttcattGATTTTTCGCTTGAAACTGATTTTCGGAGATTTTTCGTCGATTTTAACATAAATTTCTCTCATCGACATTTCACCCCCTTATTTCATATCACTGGGCATCGAAACCTGAAATttcgacaaaaaaaaaaggagaaatttTCATCTATGGTCTTAgagataagagaaaaaaagCAAACTAGATTTTTTGGAAGAAAGGTATGCTCTCTTTAACTTTCTTGATATCTTAATTATGATTATTTCtcatctcttttttctttttccacccaaggatgaaaatatcggtaatcacggatatatcggtaacttgattttacagatatatcggatatatcggagaaatatcggtggatattttggaaaaaaatttcggTATGCCAAAATGTGATCAAAACTCATgtaaatgtaagaaaaacctcatagtaatgtaattagaaatataatagacaATTTAAAGTTGTCttgttgaaaaatttgatatatgtatgatataatttgcaatattaaatgtaattatatcatgtcggtggataagaaatgtgaattttgtaattgtacaATCATTATGAAGCTTCATGAAAGacttgatttcattaaatatcaataatttgtacatattatATTGCAATGaccctttagtaccaaaatgaggatcgatgtggttcaatggaattggtagatgaaggaaccccgtcttgctgttggagacaatattggtaccaactcattgagcctcgataatattggttaaaaattctaacatgccatgcatatatctcttgagtcctACCCACTGCCTCTACATGGATAGGATACTCAAGATTGACCCATGTGTTCATGTCAAATCCTCCTTGCATTTGATATGGAACTTGGTAAGACATTTGTGCAGCAGAGGGGTAGGTCGGgataccatactcttcatcagttgaacttgaaggttgaccataaccCATCACATAAGGAGGGTAAACGTTAGCCTCATTTgaggagtcactaaattgagttcctatactcatagattcaaaactccTTGAAAGTAACTCCTCGTTATATGAAGTCATCGTCCGTTCTCTTCCTTTGTATGGCTTCCCAATAGATCCTATACCTGGaccagctcttctagagccatggtcTTCATCTTGTGTGCAATGcgtgaaatcattttcataagtGAATTGACTCATTGGATATTGACTTTGTTGGCGTTCCCCAATATCTCCTCCTGCGTGATCACTTCCATCATCagttccacctcttgaaccatcgtaaccagaagcagaagtaccagcagcactaggtctactacttTGGCCAATACTTGTGGAGTAAACCTCTTGGTGGGAATTCAATGCCCCTTGAAATGAATCCTCagtatctttgctaaaactttcaCTGTGAACTTCTTCGGACAACACACGTTCAACATCAACTCCAAATTCTCGAGCATGAGCAGCAATTCGTGGATCAGGATTACCAACTTCATCATCTAAGTGTATAGGTCTGACCCGTTGGAATAACtgattctctttttcttcacccacctcggctgaaatgtcaagaagatcaaggtaatctttctcagcaactcgatcattttctgcCTCCATATCGCGTAACTTTAGCTTCATATTGTAGTAACAGAAAACTAATTGTTGTAGTCTGGAGTAAGCCAAACGATTGCGTTGCTTTGTGTGGATTAAAGcaaatgtgctccaatttctttcacaagcagaagatgacgcagtttgtgagagaactttAATGGCCAAATTtctcaatgtaggtgtttgGTTCCCATACATCAACCACCATTCAGCTGCAAGGgaattcataattatataaatacttatgtgatgaaattacaataatgataatcaattttttttttctattaagaaatAGTACTTACCgggcaccatggttgaccttgaTGCAATCGCCGCTCGATCACTGAGTCCTCTCTTTGCATCTCGAAAAAGCACAAGCTATGTATTCATAACttaaattgttaataatatttgttagtaaatgttcaaataaaatgatgaatgaAATAAGAGATTTTAGTAAAATAAGAGTTTCttatttacctcatttccaaattgaccaacCGATTCAGCATGTAGGTCTAATTTAGCAAATACTTCATGGACTGATTGAATTAAATATGGATCACTACCAACTCTACGCCTATATTGAAAccttggattcaagaagtatgctacaataaaattatgtaGATTTAGTATTGtgtaagagaaaatgaaataaaatcaaagtaacaattgatgaaaattaagtacctgctgcatgaagtggatgttttagtgttttctccCAACGATCTTTAAGTATTTTGAAGATCCAATCGCCAACTTGTTGACGATTGAGATTTTCTTTCATCACTTGCATAAGCTTGTACACAAACGACATTGTTGGAACAACTTCTGAATCAATGATTCGAAGCACCACGTATAGTGGTTCAAAGTATGAAACAACATGTTTCATTCTATCCTAATACGGATGATCAAACATTAGTTTCTCTATATCTCGTCCAATGTTTGTCCGACTAAGCTTGTATAGTGTccattcatcactcataaaaaatttcttcaaatcaGCCCTTTTTTTAAGAAGACTTTCAAGAGCAATATAGTTTGTAGCAAACCTTGTAGCTCCTGgtcgaacaatgtctccaccacagTACTTTCTCATTTCTGCAAGTAACCAACaatgattgtaaatgaagttagttaTCTTGCGAGCATTGCGTATTACCTCGGCAGTACTAGGTCTTTTCCCAATGTCTTCAAACATTAAGTCGATGCAGTGTGTCGCACATTGGGTCTAATATAAGTTAAACTTTTTCATCAACAACTTCCCTGCTTTCACAAATGCTGACACGTTATCtgtgacaatttggaccacattaTCTACCCTGACTTCTTTGATAACATTCTTCAATAGCTTGTATATGTATTTGTGGTCTTTGATACTGTTGGATGCATCAACTGACTTGAGGAACACCGTACTCCCTTTtgaataaaccatgaaattaattatgcttaatctcgtgggccctgtccatccatctgacattatGGCACAAccatatgtcttccatttttctctttgttggttcacataagcttccatatatttgtactccatttccaagtacttattctttatttcatatggagatggaggttcgaTTCCCATTCCTACAAATCATatgtaagaaatatttaaaacatgaCACAAAAGACCACACCTACTGAAggtataaaacaatataaaatttgagaacttaaaaattacctgcttgttgtgcaccaataatcatattcttgaagtggTGAGAGTTTGCTTTATTAGGCGCGACActatcataaatgaagaatttgcttATTAAGCGTCCCATCGTTTCTTTAATTGAACCACCCTTTAAcatatctttaatatttttttgttttaccttAGAAGACTTGTAGAGTGAGGGTGCAATAGGCGGTGATGGGTCTAAATGTCGCATACTTTGAGATTTCCGCATTATCGGTGCACCACTACGTCGTGATGACTCCCCTGTTTTACGCTTGCTTCCTACAAGATTTTCATGTTGTTGTTGCTCCCATTCTGTTGCCTTCGATGCACGAACCGCTTCTTGATAAGCATCCCGCTCATCCAGGTCCATGTTTGCTGGATACATGTacacttcttcatcttcatcatcatcatcatcctcatccatGTCATGTGTATGCCTAGCCCCCATAGTGCCACGTAATTGATCTCTGATCTCTTCAATATCTAtagctttcttttgttttgctttacTTTTTTCATGCAACATCTCtcgtatctcttctttcacttcgggTGGCACTGAAAGATACTTTTTGGTATTGTTATTCGGGTCTCTATGCGCTAAATGATACTTGAATTGACTAATGCCTCCACTCTTCATCACCAGCccataaaaattacaaattgtccCATTTCGGTTTCCCTCTAATGGTGAACAATACTTCCAAGCTAAATCTCGGTCGAATGTGCCACTCCCACCACCTCCATCTCCACCTGTACCTctacctccacctccacctctaCCTCCACCTCCACTTCCACTAGCCATTGCAactctattgaaaatatactatttcattacaattgaataaaaatttaaattaaacaagtaattaaaaataaacttattgcAAATATAGTAATCATGTCAATCAAACTTATtgcaaatgtactaattaattacgaatgaaaatataaaaaaaatttgaaaaaattgggaagctactaatattgttaattaagttaataaattaactaaactaaattaattctatgaaaatctactaattcattcaagatttaaaaaatgtactaattaaacTTAACTATCCTCTTactatccttttggtgtattgacattcaTTTGAGCATTTAGTCCATGccttttacattgtacatgacttgggtgcattaggagttgcaaaAAAGATATAATTCATGGATTCCTTGTAAGTATATAAATTGTCCACAATCGGTTTATGGATTGGGCAATCCAGTGgagattgtagtgcaccacctcgtAATTGgtgggatgacttgtcttagccgttgggatgggtttcccatgtgagtgcactagtgtatgtgatgcacactagataggacctacaatgaatcatgaagtaATGCTATtagttgtcatgattcaccaagttattatattgcatgaactcttaaccaatgtttttagaattgaaTCGATCATTGAACCAGAAAAGTTATCAATTTACGGTTTAGCAATCGGACCAATGGTCGAACCGTGGTTGAAccggtgatgtcataaatataaaatttatattttattaaatttgaaaaaatttaaaaatatatcattaatgtttttaataatattttatttttaaaatttgatataccaaattaaattataaagataagtatgaatatattaatatattgaataaaacatgtaaatatttaaatatgaaaatatatttaaaatgaaaaaaaaatagaatatttaatttttctatgtattttattattttaaaatttgaaatttattatattaattaattatagtatTTTCAtacttattataaaaataaaattgaatataaataactaatatttatatttgtttaaatattttatatgataaaattttaaaaagagagttaatataaaaaattccaacattatatatattaaaagagtCACCCACTATAGTGGCTTCCTACTTTTTTTTGTGAATGACAAGTCCTTGGTCTGAGCCCTTCTAAGGACtgtgtttattttcattatttgagaGAATCCCACGTCAGAAACTTATGGCTTATAACTatagtatatatataggtaGGTGTAGTCTTAAAGTAAGCAAAACAGTGGTAATGGGCCTAGGCAATCAACCCAACTCTAGGTCATGGGAAAGCGGCTAAGCCCAATCTATTTTGGTCAAAATGCTAGTTGATCAGTTATGTGAAAACTGGATGGTTTGACTAGTTCGACAACAGTCCAAATCAAAGGCGGGCCAATTACCTCAACTAATTGGTTGGACTACCCGATCCGGTTCGATTTATACAATAATGTTCTTAACCTTGacaggatattgagtttgtgcccaaaaaaaaaaaaaaaaagactttgacctatgggtgagaccttaaagtggtcatgtatccctatggattgggtcactattgatggaggttggtgacaacaagtattctcaatagagataccatgatatctcatgggattaagataatgtatccccttaggtgatccaaaggacatgtgattatgAAATCTGTGGCCACACTAATTCTTTttgtggaatttgacatatgctccttggagttagagtatgtcagttgatcagaTAATAAGtaagatctgtaactcaaggatttgaaagGTAATCTTAAttggtgatagcactaccttgttataTTACAGACATAAATTCATGGGAAGTCTACATGCAGTGGATAATAGGTCATAGACCCAAACACTTGgtgtcttgttgtaatatacataagcTATTAAAGTGTAGTTGACTCGTTATAGTGGGATATtgagtcaattttagaatttgattttgagggAACTAGTACTTTTATGGGTCCTAATGTTCCCTGTTGTGAGCTCATATTTCTTGATGGCATAGATTATAGAGGTTTGATcagtttttagtttacttttgtgcataagggcattttggtaattatgtaagg
It contains:
- the LOC132255049 gene encoding uncharacterized protein LOC132255049, which translates into the protein MKHVVSYFEPLYVVLRIIDSEVVPTMSFVYKLMQVMKENLNRQQVGDWIFKILKDRWEKTLKHPLHAAAYFLNPRFQYRRRVGSDPYLIQSVHEVFAKLDLHAESVGQFGNELVLFRDAKRGLSDRAAIASRSTMVPAEWWLMYGNQTPTLRNLAIKVLSQTASSSACERNWSTFALIHTKQRNRLAYSRLQQLVFCYYNMKLKLRDMEAENDRVAEKDYLDLLDISAEVGEEKENQLFQRVRPIHLDDEVGNPDPRIAAHAREFGVDVERVLSEEVHSESFSKDTEDSFQGALNSHQEVYSTSIGQSSRPSAAGTSASGYDGSRGGTDDGSDHAGGDIGERQQSQYPMSQFTYENDFTHCTQDEDHGSRRAGPGIGSIGKPYKGRERTMTSYNEELLSRSFESMSIGTQFSDSSNEANVYPPYVMGYGQPSSSTDEEYGIPTYPSAAQMSYQVPYQMQGGFDMNTWVNLEYPIHVEAVGRTQEIYAWHVRIFNQYYRGSMSWYQYCLQQQDGVPSSTNSIEPHRSSFWY